A genome region from Rhizobium favelukesii includes the following:
- a CDS encoding response regulator, with protein MTEKQSEHILVVDDDARIRQLLIRYFEDEGYRVTAVADGTAMHTELATTDFTAIFLDLVLPGGQNGLQLVREVRANSDVPILMLTGRDDVTDKIVGLEVGADDYIAKPFHLREVLARLRTVLRRRRQPAERPAGHQAADEGVLQFDGWQLHIHRRKLTDPSGQDTPLTTGEFDMLLVFARNAGRVLSRETLMDLTRSRSLEAFDRTIDAQIARLRRKIEEDTKYPTIIQSVRGIGYVFTGGGY; from the coding sequence ATGACGGAAAAGCAATCCGAGCATATTTTGGTCGTCGATGACGACGCCCGGATTCGGCAGCTGCTGATCCGCTATTTCGAAGACGAAGGATATCGCGTCACGGCCGTCGCCGACGGGACTGCCATGCACACTGAGCTCGCAACGACAGATTTTACAGCGATTTTCCTCGATCTGGTTTTGCCTGGCGGGCAAAACGGTCTTCAATTGGTGCGGGAAGTCCGCGCGAATTCGGACGTGCCGATTCTGATGCTGACCGGCCGCGACGATGTGACCGACAAGATCGTAGGCCTCGAAGTCGGAGCAGATGATTACATCGCCAAGCCATTCCACCTTCGCGAGGTTCTTGCCCGTCTGAGAACCGTCTTGCGTCGCCGCCGCCAGCCTGCCGAGCGCCCGGCCGGGCATCAGGCTGCGGACGAGGGCGTCCTGCAATTCGATGGATGGCAACTTCACATCCACCGGCGCAAGCTGACGGACCCTTCCGGACAAGACACGCCGCTGACAACCGGTGAGTTTGATATGCTTCTCGTCTTTGCGCGCAACGCCGGCCGGGTGCTGTCGCGCGAAACGCTGATGGACCTCACGCGCAGCCGCAGCCTCGAAGCGTTTGATCGAACGATCGACGCGCAAATTGCCAGGCTGCGCCGGAAAATCGAGGAGGATACCAAGTACCCGACGATCATTCAGTCCGTCCGCGGCATCGGCTACGTGTTTACCGGTGGCGGTTACTAG
- a CDS encoding Crp/Fnr family transcriptional regulator: protein MILPARAKSGLVFNEGRKMSVETSVLARSKLFAGLGSDTANRLLKLADIIRFEPRDFIVREGQRADSFFCVLQGYVRLFKTNEMGRAADIRIGEPRDTFAECLIGGGGIYPYNVQAADNAMLARFTIDGVRRLAEEDRALDRNIMQLMADHLLATMECVASDRLQTASQRVANYLLSQCAAGKPSETVRLPYQKSLLAGKLGLVPEALSRAFGALKEAGVTVKGRTVRIDDIAALRQM from the coding sequence ATGATTTTGCCTGCGCGGGCTAAATCAGGCTTGGTATTCAACGAGGGTAGGAAAATGTCCGTCGAGACATCCGTATTGGCGCGTTCAAAACTCTTTGCCGGGTTAGGCAGCGACACTGCCAACAGGCTGCTCAAGCTGGCTGACATCATCAGGTTCGAGCCTCGCGATTTCATCGTCCGGGAAGGCCAAAGAGCAGACTCGTTCTTTTGCGTTCTCCAGGGCTATGTTCGTTTGTTCAAGACGAATGAGATGGGACGCGCTGCAGATATCAGGATCGGTGAACCGCGCGACACCTTCGCCGAGTGTCTGATCGGCGGTGGTGGTATCTATCCCTACAATGTTCAGGCGGCAGATAACGCTATGCTAGCACGCTTTACTATCGACGGCGTAAGACGCCTGGCGGAAGAGGACCGAGCTCTGGACAGGAATATCATGCAGCTGATGGCCGACCATCTGCTTGCGACGATGGAATGCGTGGCCAGTGACCGTCTGCAAACGGCCTCTCAGCGGGTTGCCAACTATCTCTTAAGCCAATGTGCGGCAGGAAAACCAAGCGAAACCGTTCGTCTCCCTTACCAAAAGAGCCTGCTCGCCGGCAAGCTCGGCCTTGTTCCTGAAGCACTATCGCGCGCATTCGGTGCGCTCAAGGAAGCGGGCGTCACTGTCAAAGGCAGAACGGTGCGCATCGACGATATCGCGGCTCTGCGCCAGATGTAG
- the ccoS gene encoding cbb3-type cytochrome oxidase assembly protein CcoS, translating into MNMLIYLIPIALFMGGLGLFGFLWSLKNGQYDDLEGASWRILDDEDEKTPRP; encoded by the coding sequence ATGAACATGTTGATTTACCTCATTCCGATCGCGCTCTTCATGGGGGGATTGGGCCTTTTTGGGTTCCTGTGGTCTCTGAAGAACGGCCAATATGACGATCTCGAGGGCGCGTCATGGCGCATTCTCGATGACGAGGATGAAAAGACGCCCCGGCCGTAA
- a CDS encoding cation-translocating P-type ATPase, whose product MTCCTMDAEGVLSLSRTVISAEEALLASQPLGAGLRQSDFSVPGVHCGACISTIERALIKLPYVKSARVNLTAKRVSCVWYEEMNGKPVSPAGILSAIAGCGYQAHLFTADLSDDDRVRNQLLLAVGVSGFAAANIMLLSVSIWSGAEAATRDMFHWISAMIAAPTLIYAGRFFYQSAWNALKHGRTNMDVPISLAVTLSYSMSLWETIHHGEHAWFDASVSLLFFLLIGRTLDHVMRDKARAAITGLARLAPRGTLLINPDGPKGYVPLDEISVGDLIAVPAGERIPVDATVVTGKSEIDLSIVTGESIPIAVSTGSELKSGAMNLTGSLTIKATATARNSLLAEIIGLMEAAEGGRARYRRIADRAASYYSPAVHLLALMSFLGWGLIGGDWKQAMLVAVAVLIITCPCALGLAVPVVQVVAAGTLFRRGIMVKNGSAMERLAEIDMVAFDKTGTLTMGQPRLAYHTHAGPRELAIAAGLAAHSRHPLSQALLRGAGSKTLAFDGVEEIPGAGLEAESGTGIYRLGNAAFACPGSPRGAQKSDAFSEVALSKNGIELARFYFEDTLRPCADGAIESLAGQGFAAIVMSGDRECVVEATAKTLKIDRWLAGLTPRGKMEECERLGKLGHRVLMVGDGINDAPALSVAHVSMAPATAADVGRQAADLVFMHDSLEAVPEAISVSRQAARFIRQNFALAIGYNIIAVPIAIAGYATPLVAAVAMSTSSLIVVANALRLNDRAKVPGKRHSIRNTKHSAVEVVSP is encoded by the coding sequence ATGACATGCTGCACCATGGATGCCGAAGGCGTGCTGTCACTGAGCAGAACCGTGATCAGCGCTGAGGAGGCGCTGCTTGCCAGCCAGCCTCTGGGCGCCGGTCTCAGGCAATCGGATTTCAGCGTTCCAGGCGTCCACTGCGGTGCCTGCATCTCGACGATCGAAAGGGCGCTGATAAAGTTGCCATATGTCAAGAGCGCGCGGGTGAACCTGACGGCAAAGCGCGTGAGCTGCGTATGGTACGAGGAGATGAACGGCAAGCCGGTCAGTCCAGCCGGCATTTTGTCTGCAATTGCGGGCTGCGGCTATCAAGCGCATTTGTTCACGGCTGACTTGAGCGACGATGATCGTGTTCGCAATCAACTGCTGCTGGCAGTCGGCGTCTCGGGCTTTGCAGCGGCAAACATCATGCTGCTCTCCGTCTCGATCTGGTCCGGGGCGGAGGCTGCAACGCGCGACATGTTCCATTGGATATCGGCAATGATCGCGGCGCCCACGCTGATCTATGCCGGACGTTTCTTCTACCAATCCGCATGGAACGCTTTGAAGCACGGCCGCACCAATATGGATGTGCCGATTTCGCTTGCCGTGACGCTTTCTTATTCGATGTCGCTCTGGGAAACGATCCATCATGGAGAGCACGCCTGGTTCGATGCATCCGTATCCCTGCTGTTTTTCCTGTTGATTGGCCGCACACTCGATCACGTCATGCGCGACAAGGCACGTGCGGCAATCACCGGCCTGGCGCGGCTTGCTCCGCGAGGCACGCTTCTGATCAACCCGGATGGCCCCAAGGGTTATGTGCCGTTGGACGAAATCAGTGTCGGCGATCTGATCGCCGTGCCGGCCGGCGAACGTATTCCGGTCGATGCCACCGTCGTTACCGGCAAGAGCGAGATCGACCTTTCGATCGTCACGGGCGAGAGCATTCCGATCGCGGTATCGACGGGGAGCGAACTGAAGTCCGGTGCGATGAACCTGACGGGATCGTTGACGATCAAGGCAACGGCGACTGCAAGAAACTCGTTGCTTGCCGAGATCATCGGCCTGATGGAAGCCGCAGAAGGCGGCCGCGCCCGCTACCGGCGCATCGCCGATCGCGCCGCGAGCTACTACTCGCCGGCCGTTCATCTCCTCGCACTGATGTCCTTTCTCGGCTGGGGTCTGATCGGCGGCGACTGGAAGCAAGCGATGCTGGTGGCCGTCGCCGTCTTGATCATCACCTGCCCCTGCGCGCTGGGCCTGGCGGTGCCCGTTGTTCAGGTCGTGGCCGCCGGAACCCTGTTCCGGCGAGGCATCATGGTCAAAAACGGCTCAGCCATGGAACGACTGGCCGAGATCGATATGGTTGCATTCGACAAGACCGGAACCTTGACGATGGGTCAGCCGCGTCTCGCTTACCATACGCATGCCGGTCCTCGCGAACTGGCCATTGCCGCCGGCCTGGCGGCTCATTCCCGGCATCCATTGTCACAGGCACTTTTGCGCGGCGCAGGATCAAAGACCCTGGCATTTGATGGAGTCGAGGAGATCCCGGGCGCTGGACTGGAAGCGGAAAGCGGGACGGGAATCTACCGTCTCGGCAATGCGGCCTTCGCTTGCCCGGGAAGTCCGCGAGGCGCACAAAAGAGCGACGCCTTCTCCGAGGTCGCCCTATCGAAGAACGGGATCGAGCTTGCACGCTTTTATTTCGAGGATACGCTGCGGCCATGTGCCGATGGCGCCATCGAGAGTCTTGCGGGTCAAGGGTTTGCCGCGATTGTGATGTCAGGCGACCGGGAATGCGTCGTCGAGGCGACAGCCAAGACGCTCAAGATCGATCGCTGGCTTGCAGGATTGACGCCCCGGGGAAAGATGGAGGAATGCGAACGTCTGGGCAAGCTCGGCCATCGCGTCCTGATGGTCGGTGACGGGATCAACGACGCACCGGCGCTCTCGGTGGCTCATGTGTCGATGGCACCGGCGACGGCGGCAGATGTCGGGCGGCAGGCCGCAGACCTGGTCTTCATGCACGATAGTCTTGAGGCCGTGCCTGAGGCGATCTCCGTGTCGCGCCAGGCGGCTCGGTTCATCCGGCAGAACTTCGCGCTGGCGATCGGCTACAACATCATCGCCGTACCGATCGCAATCGCGGGCTATGCGACGCCTCTGGTCGCGGCCGTGGCGATGTCGACATCGTCGCTCATCGTCGTTGCAAATGCCTTGCGTCTGAACGACAGGGCGAAGGTCCCTGGCAAGCGGCATTCGATCCGTAATACGAAGCATTCCGCCGTGGAGGTCGTTTCGCCATGA
- a CDS encoding FixH family protein, translating to MSDYQITNGKGFTGRHMLFIMLAFFGIIISVNMTMAWYASSSWSGLVVENTYVASQEFNKKAQAMRAMATSGVSGELALQDGLIVYTLRNLDGSPAAADAVTAHFKRPVGDHEDFVIRLSKSGDGHFEARHRVLSGDWIVEVLSKDEGTTVMHEALRINIAGVVQ from the coding sequence ATGAGCGACTATCAGATCACCAACGGCAAAGGCTTTACCGGCCGCCACATGCTTTTCATTATGCTCGCCTTCTTCGGCATCATCATTTCCGTCAACATGACGATGGCCTGGTATGCCTCGTCGAGCTGGAGCGGCCTGGTGGTGGAAAATACCTATGTCGCGAGCCAGGAATTCAACAAGAAGGCGCAGGCAATGCGCGCTATGGCCACGAGCGGCGTTTCTGGCGAACTCGCGCTTCAAGACGGACTGATTGTCTATACGCTGCGCAATCTCGACGGTTCGCCAGCCGCCGCTGACGCGGTCACGGCGCATTTCAAGCGGCCGGTCGGCGACCACGAGGATTTCGTCATTCGATTATCGAAGAGCGGTGACGGCCATTTCGAAGCGCGCCACCGCGTCCTGTCGGGCGATTGGATCGTTGAAGTCCTTTCCAAGGACGAGGGCACGACCGTGATGCACGAGGCCCTCAGGATCAATATCGCGGGGGTCGTCCAATGA